The Amycolatopsis umgeniensis DNA segment ATCGCTTCGGTCGGGATGCTCGCCCTCGTCCGCCCGACCCTCAAACGCCGGTTCCTGTCGGGGCCGGACATCAAGACCAACACCGACGCGCTGATCGGCGCGCGGGCGGTAGTAGTGTCCACTGTGGACGGCGAAGGCGGCCAGGTGAAGCTGGCGGGCGACGTCTGGTCGGCACGGTGCATGACCGACGGCGAACCGATCGCCCCGGGGACGTCGGTGACGGTCGTCGAGATCGCGGGCGCCACGGCGGTCGTTTCGGCCGCGGTGTGAGCACGGCAAAGGGTTTCTACGTTAGGGGAAGGTAGTTGTCAGAGACAGTGGTGTTCATCGTCGTCGGGCTGCTCGCGTTGTTCGTGGTCGTCGTCGTGGTCAAGGCGATCATGGTGGTGCCACAGGCGCAGTCCGCTGTGATCGAACGGCTGGGCCGGTTCCGGACGGTGGCTTCTCCCGGCCTGACGTTTCTGGTGCCCTTCCTGGACAAGGTGCGGGCGCGGATCGACCTCCGCGAGCAGGTGGTCTCGTTCCCGCCCCAGCCGGTGATCACCGAGGACAACCTGACCGTGTCCATCGACACGGTCGTGTACTTCCAGGTCACCGACTCGCGGGCGGCGGTCTACGAGATCTCGAACTACATCGTCGGTGTGGAGCAGCTGACCACCACGACGCTGCGAAACGTCGTCGGTGGCATGAGCCTCGAGCAGACGCTGACCTCGCGTGACTC contains these protein-coding regions:
- a CDS encoding NfeD family protein, translated to MTGALIWLIAGILLIIAELLSGDLFLLMVGVGALFGAGSAALTGNPFIDVAVFAIASVGMLALVRPTLKRRFLSGPDIKTNTDALIGARAVVVSTVDGEGGQVKLAGDVWSARCMTDGEPIAPGTSVTVVEIAGATAVVSAAV